The stretch of DNA ATGCGCTCGATTTCCGATTGCGCCTCCTGTTCGAGAAGCTTGTCGAGCGCCATATCAGTTCAGGATGAACAGGGCGAGGAAGCCGAAGATCACGAGCGTTTCAGGGATCAGGAAGTAGAGCAGCAGGCTACCGGCCTTGCTGGGGTCTTCGGCCACTGCGCCGACCAAGCTGGAGCCGATGCGGGCCTGCGCGATGCCGGTGCCCACTGCGCCCAGACCGAGGGCCAAACCTGCGCCCACTGCACGCAACCCACGGTACAGGTCATCGTTGGCAGCCGCGCCCGCTTCTTGGGCAAAGCCGGTGGTGGCGAGGGCGAGAACGAGGGAAGCGAGGACGATCTTGTTGTACTTGGTCATAGTGGACACTCCTGAAATTATTTGACCTGCCCGGCCCCAGCATTGACGCTGGCGCTGGCGCTAAGGCGGCGAAGAGGATTGTACGCGGGGCTGGTTTCGGCGTTGAAGCCGGTGGGATTGAGGAATTCGACCATATGCAAACGGAGGGGCTGAATCACGTGGCCGATCAGGGTGAGGGCCAGCACGAAGAAGTGCAGCGCCGCGCCGAGAATCACACCGATGATGATGCCGAGGAAGCCGATATTTTCGTACAG from Deinococcus sp. QL22 encodes:
- a CDS encoding V-type ATP synthase subunit K, whose protein sequence is MTKYNKIVLASLVLALATTGFAQEAGAAANDDLYRGLRAVGAGLALGLGAVGTGIAQARIGSSLVGAVAEDPSKAGSLLLYFLIPETLVIFGFLALFILN